The Lewinella sp. 4G2 nucleotide sequence TCGGCTACACCCGCTTACTGCCGATGGTGCTGATCGGGAAGATTCTGGCGGTGCAGATTCTGTATAATATCCTGGCTTGAGGAAAGCGCCGCCAAACATTGAGGCTAGTGCTGCGCAAGGAGTCACCGTCGCCCTAGTAGCCAACGCAACCTGGAATTTCCACAACTTCCGCCGCGGCCTCATCAACGCCCTAGCGGAACGTGGTCACCAAGTGTTGCTGTTGGCTCCCGCCGACGATCACGCCGCGGATTTGACGGATTTAAACGCCACCTTCATTCCCCTCCACCACCTCTCCCGTTCCGGCCGCAACCCGGGAAAGGATCTACAATTGGTATTGGAACTACGCCATCACTACCGTAAGTACGGTGTGAGTCTTGCCTTCCTATTCACCATCAAGCCCGTGATCTACGGGACGCTGGCGGCGGTGGGTACGGCTACCCGTACGATCGCTACCCTTACTGGCCTCGGCTACGCGTACACGGGGAAGGGTAGGGGTGGTGCCCTCGTCAGCACCCTATACCGTTTGGCCCTGAAACGGGGAGACTTCACCTACTTCCATAATCCGGATGACCGGCAGTTGTTCCTGGAAAAGGGATTGGTGTCCGAGCAACGGTCAGATGTTATCCCCGGCTCCGGCCTCGACGTCACGGCTTACGAACCGACTCCCTTTCCCGGAGGAGAAGACCACCAAATACTTTTCGTCGGTCGCCTCCTTGAGGACAAGGGCATTCGCGAATTCGTGACTGCCGCAGCGAGCTCAGCCCCCAGTCATCCCAACTGGACTTTCCACGTAGTGGGAGACTTGGATCAGGAAAACCCCGCCGCCATCTCCGCCGAAGAAGTGAGCGGTTGGAAAGAACGCCCCGAACTCACCTTCCACGGGCAGGTAGCCGATGTGAAACCATACCTCAGTGCCGCTAGCCTAGTCGTCCTGCCCTCCTACCGTGAGGGTTGCCCCCGCGTCCTCCTGGAAGCCGGCGCCATGGAGCGCCCGGTTATTGGCGCAGACGTCCCCGGCGTACGTTCCGTAATCGATCACGAAAAAACAGGTTGGCTGGTACCGGTAGGCAATGCGTCGGCCTTATCTGATGCCATGAAAACCGCGTTAAAACAGCCACAAAAACTAGCCGAAATGGGCCAGGCCGGCCGAAGGCGGGTTGCCGAAGGGTTTAGTGAAAATATTGTAGTCAGTGAATACCTGAAACAGATGGATGAATTGACTATTTAATTTTTAAGTCTATAGTCTGCAGTCTGTAGTAGCGGCACTGCAGACTATAGACTAAAGACTGCAGACTAAAAAAGCCCCGGCAGCGAATTCACGCAGCCAGGGCTTTTTTATTAAAAGAGGGGGAAGAGTAATCCCAGCAACATTACCGCAGGGCAATCTGCTTCTCGTCCACCATTTTGCGCATGTTGATGAGCGCGTAACGCATCCGGCCCAGGGCCGTATTGATGCTGACGCGGGTCAACTTCGCGATTTCTTTGAAGGACATATCCGCGTAGTGGCGCAGGATGACGACTTCGCGCTGCTCGGGCGGGAGGGCATCGACGAGGCCGCGCACCTTGTCGTGGGTTTGGCTGCGGATCATGTCGGCCTCCGCGTTGCGCTCGGAGCTCTGGAGCACGTCGAAGATGTCGAAGGTTTCCGTTTGGCCAACGATGGGGCGGCGCTTGTTGCGGCGGAAGGAATCCACGCACATGTTGTAGCTGATCCGCATGGCCCACTGCAGGAACTTGCCTTCGTGGTTGTACTTACCCTTGCGCAGGGTATCGATGATCTTGATGAATACCTCCTGGAAGATGTCCTCAGCCTGGCTGTGGTCCTTGGTAAACAGGTAGATGGAGGTGTAGATTTTCTGTTGGTGGCGACCGAGGAGTTCCTCAAAAGCGCGGTCCGTTCCAGAAAGGTAAAGCGTGATCAGTTCCTGATCATTCAGCGACTTGATGTCCATGACTAACGTTTGAATGCATTGGGGGGATTATTCCCGGGGGGCCGCCGGCCTAAAAGTGATCGGCGTAGTTAGTGTAGACGTTGCTGTATATAAATCGCTTTAGTAGTGAGTTGTCGGCGCAAAACGCTGCGCTTCGTGATGGACCAAAGATAGGGAAAGGATTTTCACTTATACAAGCCCTATCCCTGGGTAAACCTTGCTTTAACGCGCACTTAACGCCGGTTTTAACCCTTTTTTAGTGGCTCATTCTACCCGTCGATCCCCGAATTCATTGGCATTTTGCTGCCTCCTCCTAATTTTCTTCGCCCGCCCACTTTATTGCGTGAATTAGCCGTACACCTTGCACAATAAGCAGTGAGGGCGCTGCCGCAGGTGCAATGCAATGGGATAAAACGGGACCGGTCACGTAGCTTTAGGACCATCATCTTTGAATAGGAAAGCACTATACCAATATTCATGTCCAAGCAGAACCAACCCAACTTCGCCACTAAATGCATCCACGGTGGCCTCAGCCCGGACCCAGCCACCGGCGCGGTGATGACCCCAATCTACCAAACCTCTACCTACGCGCAGTCGGCACCCGGCGTGAACCAGGGGTACGCGTATGCCCGGACCAAGAACCCCACCCGCAGTGCCCTCGAAAGTAACCTGGCTTCCCTAGAGAATGGTAAGCACGCCATCTGCTTCAGCAGCGGTCTCGCCGCCATGGATAACATCCTGAGGCTACTATCCCCCGGCGACGAAGTACTGGCCAGCGACGATCTCTATGGCGGCTCCTACCGTCTCCTGACTTCCGTTTTCGCAGGCTTCGGAATCAAATCCCGTTTTATCGACATGCGGGACGCAACTACCGTGGCCGCTGAGGTAAGTGATGCCACCAAAATGCTCTGGATCGAGACTCCCACCAACCCCATGCTCAACCTGGTGGACATTGCCGCGCTCACGGAAATCGCCAAAGAGAAAGGTCTCCTGTCCGTGATCGACAACACCTTCGCCAGCCCCTACCTCCAACAACCCTTGGATATGGGGGCTGACCTCGTACTCCACTCCGCCACAAAGTACCTGGGCGGCCACTCCGACGTGGTGATGGGCGCCGTCGTCACGCACAACGAAGAATTTGCCCAACGGCTTTACTATCTACAAAACGCAGTCGGCGCCATTCCCGGCCCACAGGATTGCTTCCTCGTTCTCCGCGGTATCAAAACACTACACCTCCGTGTCGAACGCGCCTGCCAGAACGCCCAGCGGATCGTGGAAGTCCTGCAGCGTGACGACCGCGTTGCCCATGTCTATTACCCCGGCCTTCCGGATCACCCCGGCCACGCCCTCGCCCGACGGCAAATGCGCGATTTCGGCGCCATGGTCTCCTTCGATCTGAAAGTGGATACTATGGAGGCTGCCTCCGCCCTCATGCAGAAAACCCACTACTTCACCCTGGCCGAATCTTTGGGCGGCGTCGAATCACTGATTGGCCACCCCGCCACCATGACCCACGCCAGCATCCCCCGCGAACAACGCCTTCAGGTGGGACTGACCGATTCCCTCATCCGACTCAGCGTGGGCATCGAAGACGCGGATGATTTAGTAGACGACCTCACCAACGCCCTTCGCTAAAGAGCGATTAATTTTCCTCCGTCCCCACTTTCTGGCTCAACGTAGCCCCACCACCTGGTGTAAGCGGCGCCGCCACCCGGTTCTGCGGTAAACAGTGCCGGTAATTCTCCTGGATCCAGTTGATACAGTGCTCCCGGGTAGCGCAACGTAGCGTAAACGTATCCCCCGCATTCCTGGCGCTGACGAGGATACGGATAGTCATCGCGCGGTCGCTGTTATCCGTCACCATGACGGAGTTGACGCGCTCATCCCACAATTCTTGGGTAGGAAGGAAACGGGTAACCTCTTCGCGCAGGTCCGGGACGGGGAAGGTGTAGTCCACGTAGAGTAGCACCGTACCGGTGAGTTCCGTGTTCGTCCGCGTCCAGTTTTGAAAAGTGTCGTCGATGAATTTTTGGAGGGGGACGATCTGCCGCCGCTGGTCCCACAAACGCATCGTGACGTACGTCAACGTAATTTCTTCCACCCAGCCGTACTCCCCGTTCACAATGAGAGCATCGTCAATTCGGATGGGTTGCGTAAAGGCAATCTGAAAACCTGCCAGCAGATTAGCGATGGATTTCTGGGCGGCCAAACCAATGATAATGCCGCCAACCCCGGCAGTCGTCAGCAGGGTAGTACCCAGCTTCTGCATCGCGGAGAATTGCATCAGGATCAGCGCCGCGAAGACGATGAACACGACGATCCCGACTACCCGCTGGATGTACTGCAACTGGGTAAGGATCTTCCTTTCCCGCAAGTTGTTCCCATCCTCAGCCGCGTAGTGGTGACGAATCGTATCGGCCCCCACGTTCACGACCCGGATGATGAAGAGGGCAATGAAAACGTAGAGAAAGGTCCTTACCAGAATCTGGAGCCCGCGCACGAATAGCGGGAAGGTAGCCGCTTCGGGCGATCCAGCCTCCGGCGTCAACGTACTCCAAAAGATCAGCGTGAGCCCGGCCGAAAGAATCCAGAAGACACTGGACCGCGTCCGGTCAGAAAATTTGTCCAGCGATACGCTATTGATCCGCTTTGCGGTCGCCTTCAGGATCGGATACGTGACCATAACCACCACGGTACTGATCAACAAAGCCGTTCCCAGCAGGATAGCCATGCGTACGGATAAGGGTAGTTCTGCGATGTAATTCAGCAATTGCTCCAAGAGAAGTTCGTTTATTAAAATTTACTCCGAAAGTTAAGTAGCAGCGCAGCTAAAGCACCACGACGAAGTAGCAGCGTAGCTAAAGCACCACCACGAAGTAGCAGCGCAGCTAAAGCACTAAAATACCAAAGCACCAACCCTAATCCTCCTCCTTCTCCACCCGAATCAACTCAACCTTAGTATTAGAAACCTCCACCATGATCAGACGGTAGCCTTTAATCTCAATGAGTTCATTGCGCTCCGGTACCCGTTCGGCTACGCCGGTGACGAGACCCGAAAGCGTGTGGTAATCTGCCTCAGGCAGCTGCAGGTCGTATTTTTCATTGAGGTAACTGACCTCCAGGCGGCCACTGAAAAGGTAGCGATCGTCCTCTAGTTCTTCCTCCACGTAAGTATCGTCGTCGTGCTCATCGTCGATCTCGCCGAAAATCTCTTCCAGCATGTCCTCCATGGTGATTACGCCGGCTACGCTGCCAAACTCATCCACCACGCAAGCGATACTGAGTTGCTCTTTGATTGTATCGTGTAATACGTCAGTTACCCGGGCTACTTCGGGGAGGAATTTGATGTCCAGTACGATATCCGCCAAGGTTTCGGGCATCCGGAGTAGCTGGTGGTGGTGGACGTACCCGAGAATTTCATCAACGTCATCCTTGTAGACCAAAAGCCGGCTCAGACGGGAGTCGCGAAATTTCTCCTCTAACTCATCAATGGTGGCGTTGACGTCAATCACGACGATCTCATTTCGCGGGATCATGCAGTCGCGCAGGCGGACGTTGTTGAGGTTCAGGGCATTCCCGAATAGCTTGGTATCAATACCACCGGGTTCTTCGTCGCCCGAGCCACTTTCGTTGACGAATTTCTCCAGGTCGAGACGGGTCAGTACGTTATCCAGGTCTTCACCGGGTTCTTTAAAGACGAGTTGCAGCAACAGGTTGCTCACGCCCGTCATGATCTTGCTCGGTAGGTAGAGTAACCACGCGAGGCCACGGATAGGGTAGGCCAGGGTGTACAGGGCGTCATCGGCGTAAAGGCGGAAGAGTGTTTTGGGTAAGTACTCCCCGAAGATCAGCACGATTAATGTGATAATGAGGGTATTTACGAGTAATAACGTAAGCTCTCCCGTTATCCCGGTATAGCTTGCGAGCAGCGTGGTGATGGGAACGGTAATCAGACTGGTGAAGGCCACCAGCGCGATGTTATTCCCCACCAGCATGGCGCTCAAGAAATCGGCTGGCCGCTCGTACCAACTCGCCAGGATGCGGCTTTGGCCGGTACCGCGCTTCTTCTTGAGCTCTACCTTCAGCTTGTTGGCGCTCACGTAGGCAATCTCCGAACCACTGAACAGGGCGGAGAGAAACAAAAAGGCGATGATGGCGAAGGTGAGCATAGCTTATGGGTCCTTCGGTCGGTTGAGGGGAATGCGGCCGGATACCTCCAGCACTTTAGCGTTCTCGAAGGCCTGGTCCGCTTCCAACCCGTAGCCCGTGATCAGGTAATCGGGTTGCTGCAGCACGACGAATTTGTTTGTGTGGATGCGGCCACTCTTCTCGTCCCAGTTCAACTCCTCGGTCTCCAGACGCTGTTGATCTACGGATTGCCACACGACGCTGTCCCGCACGGTGATCTTGCTGGTTCGCTGGTGGTACACGCCCCATTTTGCGATGAGGGTGGAGCTGGTGTCCTGCAATTCATCGAAGAAGGTGAGGTGTAGGCCATCGGGAAATTCCTGCCGGGCTTTGGCCTGGTCGACGTAATTCAGCATGGTCGGGGCTGTCACGATCACCCGCACTTTGGCCGAGTCGCTGTAGATCATTCGCACCCCGGAGGCCACCTCAACGTTGGGCTCATAGCGTTGCTGCAATTCCGCCACTTCCGCCGGATCATTGATACAGGCGGAGACCAGAAAGAGCAGGAGAAACAGTAGGGGAATTCGAAATAAAGGGCCAGGCTCGGGCATGGGGTAGGGGGCTTACGCGCGCATCAGCGACCGTGCTCCGTCCAGCAGCGCTCCGTAGAGTTGGGGCTCCGCCGGGACGTTCTCCTGGTTCGCTTTGTAGATGTAAACAACCAGGATGGTAAAGAGCATCAGGCCAACGAATGCGCCCAGGATTACGTAGCCTTTGATACCGGCTTGCTTGATTTCTGACATAATTATTCTAGATCTTAACGCAAAGATAACTCCGGCCCGCCGATCTGGGATGGCCCGCCAGTTTAATCCTTGGGTCTTTTCCCCGCAGCCTGAGCCACCGAGCATTTGGGTGAATTTCTATACCTCATGAACGGACCGCCAGCCCGCCAGGTTTGCCCGGCGGGAGTGCTATTTAATCGCCAGTTTACCGTTCAAATAACAATCTTCAATCTCTGCGTTTTGGGCGGCGTAAAACTTCAGCGCTTCGGTATTCGTATCGGCGATCTGCCACTTCAGAAGGCGGCATTCGTGGCGCTTACCCACTTCCAATAGTGCATCCCAGAGTTGCTGTCCGATGCCCCGGCGGCGGTAGGCCGGGTCCAGTACGAAGTCCTCCAGGTAGATCATGCGGCCCTTCCAGGTGCTGTAAGTGAGGTAGTACAGGGCCATGCCTACTACTTTTTCCTCCTCCGTAGCTACGAGGGCCTTGAAGTAGCCCGCCGCAAAATCCCTTTCGTAATCGGCGATCGTAGCCGTGAAATCTGGCAGGTGGCCAACGTATTCCGCCAGTTCCGCCACCAGCGCGTGGATGGCGGGCAAATCTTTCAATTCAGCGTCTCTGGTTGTGATGGGCATGGTACAAATTTTTAGCAAAGCTAATAAGCGCACCACCGTAAATTTGGGCGCTGCCGCAGGTGCCTTGCGAATGGGGAATAAACAAGGGTACGCTGCCGGCAAAAGACTATATCTCAATGGCTGAATTCCAACTCCACGAAGACCGGATCCGCAAAAACCTGGAACTGATCGCCGACGTAGCCGCCGCGGCCGACGTCCGGATCATCCTCGCCCTCAAGGCCTTCGCCTACTGGCCCGCCTTCCCCATTTTCGCGGAATACCTGACTGGCGCAACGGCCTCCAGCCTCAACGAAGCGACGCTCATCCAACGGCACTTCGGGAAGGCCCCCCACGTTTACGCCCCGGTTTACGTACCGGAGGAATTCGACCAGGTCCTTTCGCTGGCGGGCCACCTCACTTTTAACAGCCTGACCGAACTGGAACGCTACCGTCCTCAGTGGGAGGATTCCTCCGTAAGCGTAGGCCTTCGCGTCAACCCGGAATACAGCCCCGTCGCTACGGACCTTTACAACCCAGCTTCCCCCCGGGGCCGGCTCGGTGAAACCCTGCCCAATCTTCCGACTAAGCCTCCTCCAGGGCTCAAGGGTCTCCACGTCCACACTCTCTGTGAATCTACGGCAGCGCAAACGGCTACACTGATTGAAAGGATCAAAGCCCAGTTTGGCCACTATCTCGGCCAGTTGGAATGGCTCAACCTCGGCGGCGGCCACCTAATGACGAAAGCCGGCTACGATGTGGATGAGTTGGTTCGGACACTTCGACAACTCCGCGAACGCTACCCGAACCTGGAGGTGATCCTGGAACCGGGCTCCGCCATGCTCTGGAATACGGGAACGCTGAACGCCCGCGTGCTGGACATCGTGAACAACTACGGCACCCAAACCCTGATGCTCGACGTGAGCTTCACCTGCCACATGCCCGATACGCTGGAAATGCCCTACCGCCCGGAGATCCGCGGCGCCAGCACGACGGAAGACCCCACTTACCCCTACGCTTACCGACTTGGTGGGATGTCCTGCCTCGCCGGTGATTACCTCGCTGAATACTACTTCCGCCAGCCTGTCCGCCCCGGCGATACCCTGATCTTTGAGGACATGGCCCATTACACCACTGTGAAAACGACGATGTTCAACGGCGTCCCTCACCCAGACATCGTATTACTCGACGCCGATGGGGAGGAACTCCACCGGCGCTCCTTCAGCTACCAGGACTACGAAGCGCGGATGGGCTAGGACTTGCGTATATTTCACTAATAGCCACGATACGCCTGTGACGTCTCCCCTCTCCTTTGGAGAGGGGCCGTGGGAGAGGGCTATGCGAATTCACGAACATTAGTAGAAGCCCTCTTTAGTGATCTTGTCTTGGACAATGACCTATTCCGCGGAAGAAGGGTCGGGGACCTCCGCCTTCCCCGTAGCCGTCTGAATAAAGTATACGCCCGCCAACATCACCACCCCCGCCAGGATGGTTTGCTTGGTGACGACCTCCCCGTTCAGCAAAGCACCCAACACGACGGCAACGACTGGATTGACGTAGGTATTCGTCGCCGCCTTATCCGGACTGACACGCGACAACAAAAAATTGAAAGCGGAAAAAGCCAGAATCGCGCCAAAGAGCACCAGGAACACCCAGGCCAGGGCGGACTTCAGGCTTACCTGCTCCACCGCAAAGCCGTCCCAGTCATTCGCCGCAAAACTGAAGGCGAGTAGCACGGCCCCACCCACCAGCATCTGCATGGAGGTGGCCCGAAATTTATTTTTTCCCATGTCCAGCTTCGGCGTCAGCGTCATGCCGAAGGCCCAGCAGCCCATCCCGAAAAGGATACCGAGAATTCCCTTGTAGGCGCCGTCCCCCGTCAGCGTAGCCGGTTGGTTGATGAGCAGAAACATCCCGCCGATGCTGACGGCCGCACCGATAAACGCTTTCGGGCCGGGCCGCTCGGTAAAGACCAACCACATGATGAGCATCACCAGCAGGGGCTCGAAAGCGATGATGAGCGCCGTCGTACTGGTAGGCACCCATTGCTGGGCCCAGACGACCGTACCGGTACCCATCGTCAGGAAAAGTATCCCAATCAAACCGCAGTTAAGGAACTGGCGCAGGGTCGGCGTGCCGCGGTCCCCAAAGAAAAGTGATAGGATCCACAACAGTACCCCGGCCGTGAGAAAACGGGCACCGCCCATCCCGAAAACGGGCAAAGTTTCAATGGCCCAGTAATTGGCCAGGTAGGTCGATCCCCACACAAAATAGGTGGTGAAAAAGGCGGCAACGATGAGCCACTTTTCTTTTTGCATGGGTTGGTTTACTGTGGGGTACGGATGAAGAAACGCAAAGGTAAACGCTCGCACTTGCCCACGCTGATAAAGCGTATCTTTGCGGCCCAAATTTGAAATCTTATGACTCGTTTCGTATCCACCCTGTTGCCGGCCGTGCTGTTCGTAACTCTGGCCACGCTCACCAGCTGCCAGCCACAAGAAAATGCAGCGTCTGCATCTACCACCACGGATGCAGCTAGCCACCAGGGGCTCAACCTGGTCTTCATCCGCCTCGATAGCCTGCAGAACGGCTACACCGCGCTGGCGACCGAACTCGACCGCTTGGAAACCAACGCCAACGCGGCACAGGAGAATATCCAGAAGGAAGTAGTTGCCCTGGAAAACGAAGTGCGCAAACTCCAAAACCAGGCCCAACAGGGTCTCCTTACGCCGAATAAGATCAAGTCGGAACAGCAGCGCATCGCCCAAAAGGAGCAGCAGATCATGCAGCAGCGGGACATCGCGCTGGGTAGTATCCAGGAAGACCAGATGCGGCTTCAGACGGAATTCGGCATCAAGGTGAAGGACATCCTCCGCGAACTGCGCGACGAGAAAGGTTACGACATGATCTTCAACGAAGGTGGCGGCAGCGGCCTGCTGATGGGCGCCGATGCGATGGACATCACCCCACTCGTCCTCGAACGCCTCAACGCCATGGAGGATACGACTGAAGCAGACGCTGAGGCGACGGAAGAGTAGCTCGCTTGTAGTCAGCGCAATAAGCCGGCTTCTATTTTAGCCTATAAACAGCGGCACAGTAGCTTAATCGCATCCACCCGCAGGATGGGGTATTCCTCGTACCCCCCGGCCCAAAATACCCGAACGTAATCGATCGCTTCCCGCTGCAGCGTACTCAACTCGTTGCGCTTTAGTGGGTAGTCGACGTCGTAATTGAGGGTTTGCTGGAGGTGGTTGACGATGCCGACACTCTCCCGTTCTCCTGAAAGGACGAGGCTGCGGCCATCCAAAAAGTGGATACTAAGTGAAGGTCCCTGGGGCAGTGTCCCGTAGGCATTTCGCGCTACGGCATTGCTGAATCCAAACTGCAAATGCAGAAATGCAGATTGGTTCTGATCCCGACTCACGTACGCGGAGGCCGTCAGGTATTCTTTTCCTTCCAGAAAGGGACGGAGGCTCTCTTCGGTGAAGCTGAAGAAGGGTAATAACGGCGTCTGGGGTTGGGCTCCATTGCTTGCCTTGGGGGCGGGGACTTGCCGGCAGGGGAGGGGCTCGCGGATTCCGTCCCTTGCTTTGGCTGGTCCGTAGCCCGTGAACTCCGCTTCTTTGGGGTAGAGTAGGGATAGAGTGCGGTCCTGCCCGGTGGGTCGATCTACGGACTCCAGCCGTTTGGCGGTGCGGCGGCGGTCTTCATTGTAAGCTTTCACGAACTTGCCGGATTCTAACAATCCTTCAATTACGCCGACTTGCTGCTGGGCGTCGGCCTCGTCGTCCTGGGCCTTGATCTCCAAATCCTTGGCCAAATTGAAGCGGCGGCTGAGGGCGGAGAGCTCCGTCAGGTTACCGGCCCGGCGGGCGGCGTCCATTTCATTTTCCAGTTGTTCTCTGTTGGTCGTTGCGGCGCTGGCGCGGGTGCTGGCTAAGGATAATGCAGTGCGCGCCAGGTTGAGGCGGCGTTCGGCGATGTGGCGGAGGTCCGCCTCCGTCGGGGTGAGGGCATCACCGAGGGGTTCGATGTTGACGGAGAGGACGGTATAGGCTGCATCGTCTCCAGCTGCCCCCGTCACCGGTTGCCCGTCGTTAAAGTAGCGGGCGGACCCATCCGGTTGGACGATGATCTTTTCGCCCGTGGCCGTCGTCCGTAATGCTTGCCCATTTCCTGGCACCTGCGCCAGCGCCCAAATCCCCGCGCAAAGCAGGATGGGAAGACAGGATCGACTGGTTGAAGGGCGGAAAAGCATGGGGCGAATATACGGCCACGCGCGTGCCTATATTTGCGGCCGTGCTACCACTCCTCTTCAAAATTGGTTTCCTACCGGTGGATATCTGGGATTTCCTGGACATCTTCATCGTAGCGGTACTGCTGTACCAACTTTACCGGCTGCTGAAGGGAAGTATTGCCCTGAATATTTTCGTGGGGATGGTCCTGCTCTTCCTGAGCTACCAGGTGTTTCAGGCGCTCGGGATGGACCTGCTGAGTAGCATCCTGACCCAGTTCATCAACATCGGTTTCGTCAGTCTCATCATCATCTTCCAACCGGAAGTGCGCCGCTTCCTGCTGCTGCTGGGGACGAACACCCTCAAGCAACGGGATTCAGTTTGGGGCCGCCTGCTCGGAAAGGAGGAAGACGTGCACGCCAACTCCCCCGAACTGGAAGATATCAGCCGGGCGTTTCTCCGGATGGCGCGCAGCAAAACCGGTGCCCTGTTGGTCTGCACCCAGGAGGCTGACCCGGCCACGGTCATCACCGGCGGCACGGCCCTGCATTCGGACATCAGTTACGGACTGCTGGTGAGCATCTTCCACAAAGAAAGCCCCCTGCACGATGGCGCCGTCGTGATAGAAAACCGGCGCATCACCAGGGCCAGCGCCATCCTCCCCGTCTCCGAAAATGAGGACTTGCCTAAATCGGTAGGCCTGCGCCACCGCGCCGCCGTCGGCGTAACGGAAAAGATCGACGTGGTCTGCTTCATCGTCTCCGAAGAGACCGGCAAGATCTCCTTCAGCAAAGGCGGCGAGCTGGAGCGGGGGATTACAGAGAAGCGGCTTAGGGGGTTGTTGTTGGAATATCTCTGAGGATTCTCGATTCTCGATTTGCTGCGCAGTACTTCGTGCTCTCGATTGGCGATTCTTGATTTGCTGCCGCTGGTTCAGTCGCTTCGCTCCGCTACCGCTGTGACAAATGCGGGAGCACGCAGTGCGACAAAGCCGTACGGTAGCTAAATCAGTCCTTACTTATCGAGAATCGAGAGTACGACGTATTGCGCAGCAAATCGTCAATCGAATTTTGATAACTGCGTTGCTGTTTCGCGATCGCTACCGCTGAAGCACTTGCGGGAGCACGCAGTGCGACAAAGCCGTGCGGTAGCTAAATCAGTCCTCGCCAATCGAGAATCGAGAATCGCCAATCATTTCAGCTTAATCTCCTCATCATCCCCATCATAAAACTTGAACGTCGTGATCGGGAAGTCACTATCCTGCACGATGTTGAGCCAGCGGTAATACTTCAGGTACCACTTCATCTGCGTGCTCGGCATGCCACGCTTGAGGTAGGCGGCGATGAAGGGGTGCACCTTGAGTTTCAGCTTGGCCTTGGGCCGTGACTCCATGATGAAGTTGAGGTCGCGTTCGATGTCATCCGTCAGCAGGAGGGTAGCGTTGACTTTGCCGGTGCCGCCACAAGTGGGGCATTTCTCGGCGGTGGTGATCTTCACCTCGGGGCGGACCCGCTGGCGGGTGATCTGCATCAGACCGAACTTGCTGAGGCCGAGCACGGTGTGCTGAGCGCGGTCGTTCTTCATGGCCTTGCGCATGATGGCGAGCAGTTGCTTGCGGTGCTCGGCGTCGCGCATGTCGATGAAGTCGATGACGATGATGCCACCGATGTCCCGTAGCCGTAGCTGGCGGGCGATCTCTTCGGCGCATTCGGAATTGACCTTGAAGACGGCCTCCGCCTGGTTCTGGCTCGGCATCTTGTTGCCGCTGTTGACGTCGATGGTGTGCATCGCTTCCGTATGCTCGATGACGACGTAGGCGCCGGAGGGTAGGGTAGCCGTCTTGCCAAAACTGCTCTTGATCTGCTTCGTGACGCCGTTGACGTCAAAGATTGGCTTATTGCTCTTGTGTAACTGGACAATACCGGCGCGCTGGGGCCCGGAGATGTCGGTGACGTACTTGCGGGCAGATTCGTAGAGCGCCTTGTCGTCCACCACAATCTTGGTGAAGTCCGGGGTGAGCAAATCACGGAGGAGGCCCGTGGTTTTGTCCACCTCGCTCAGCAATTTCGCGGGCGCTTGTGCAGTTTGGGCGGCTTCGTAGATCTCTTCCCACTTGGCCATGAGGAGTTCGATCTCTTCGAGTAGGTCGCCTACGCCCTTACCCTCGGCGGCAGTGCGGACAATCACCCCAAAGTTTTGTGGGCGAA carries:
- a CDS encoding GNAT family N-acetyltransferase, whose translation is MPITTRDAELKDLPAIHALVAELAEYVGHLPDFTATIADYERDFAAGYFKALVATEEEKVVGMALYYLTYSTWKGRMIYLEDFVLDPAYRRRGIGQQLWDALLEVGKRHECRLLKWQIADTNTEALKFYAAQNAEIEDCYLNGKLAIK
- the cdaA gene encoding diadenylate cyclase CdaA; translated protein: MLPLLFKIGFLPVDIWDFLDIFIVAVLLYQLYRLLKGSIALNIFVGMVLLFLSYQVFQALGMDLLSSILTQFINIGFVSLIIIFQPEVRRFLLLLGTNTLKQRDSVWGRLLGKEEDVHANSPELEDISRAFLRMARSKTGALLVCTQEADPATVITGGTALHSDISYGLLVSIFHKESPLHDGAVVIENRRITRASAILPVSENEDLPKSVGLRHRAAVGVTEKIDVVCFIVSEETGKISFSKGGELERGITEKRLRGLLLEYL
- the nspC gene encoding carboxynorspermidine decarboxylase, whose translation is MAEFQLHEDRIRKNLELIADVAAAADVRIILALKAFAYWPAFPIFAEYLTGATASSLNEATLIQRHFGKAPHVYAPVYVPEEFDQVLSLAGHLTFNSLTELERYRPQWEDSSVSVGLRVNPEYSPVATDLYNPASPRGRLGETLPNLPTKPPPGLKGLHVHTLCESTAAQTATLIERIKAQFGHYLGQLEWLNLGGGHLMTKAGYDVDELVRTLRQLRERYPNLEVILEPGSAMLWNTGTLNARVLDIVNNYGTQTLMLDVSFTCHMPDTLEMPYRPEIRGASTTEDPTYPYAYRLGGMSCLAGDYLAEYYFRQPVRPGDTLIFEDMAHYTTVKTTMFNGVPHPDIVLLDADGEELHRRSFSYQDYEARMG
- a CDS encoding OmpH family outer membrane protein, which produces MTRFVSTLLPAVLFVTLATLTSCQPQENAASASTTTDAASHQGLNLVFIRLDSLQNGYTALATELDRLETNANAAQENIQKEVVALENEVRKLQNQAQQGLLTPNKIKSEQQRIAQKEQQIMQQRDIALGSIQEDQMRLQTEFGIKVKDILRELRDEKGYDMIFNEGGGSGLLMGADAMDITPLVLERLNAMEDTTEADAEATEE
- a CDS encoding Rne/Rng family ribonuclease, producing the protein MIVSSSGSDVEVALIENGRLVEIHKQKATDQFMVGDVFIGKVKRVSAPMNAAFVDIGHKKDAFLHYTDLGPRVRSLQKWYRGAASKKQKTARLGDFQMEKEIVKTGKIDEVLKRKDTVITQVLKEPISTKGPRLSCEITIPGRYIVITPFNQTVAVSKKISTTEERKRLLVLVESIRPQNFGVIVRTAAEGKGVGDLLEEIELLMAKWEEIYEAAQTAQAPAKLLSEVDKTTGLLRDLLTPDFTKIVVDDKALYESARKYVTDISGPQRAGIVQLHKSNKPIFDVNGVTKQIKSSFGKTATLPSGAYVVIEHTEAMHTIDVNSGNKMPSQNQAEAVFKVNSECAEEIARQLRLRDIGGIIVIDFIDMRDAEHRKQLLAIMRKAMKNDRAQHTVLGLSKFGLMQITRQRVRPEVKITTAEKCPTCGGTGKVNATLLLTDDIERDLNFIMESRPKAKLKLKVHPFIAAYLKRGMPSTQMKWYLKYYRWLNIVQDSDFPITTFKFYDGDDEEIKLK
- a CDS encoding EamA family transporter: MQKEKWLIVAAFFTTYFVWGSTYLANYWAIETLPVFGMGGARFLTAGVLLWILSLFFGDRGTPTLRQFLNCGLIGILFLTMGTGTVVWAQQWVPTSTTALIIAFEPLLVMLIMWLVFTERPGPKAFIGAAVSIGGMFLLINQPATLTGDGAYKGILGILFGMGCWAFGMTLTPKLDMGKNKFRATSMQMLVGGAVLLAFSFAANDWDGFAVEQVSLKSALAWVFLVLFGAILAFSAFNFLLSRVSPDKAATNTYVNPVVAVVLGALLNGEVVTKQTILAGVVMLAGVYFIQTATGKAEVPDPSSAE